One window from the genome of Xiphophorus hellerii strain 12219 chromosome 16, Xiphophorus_hellerii-4.1, whole genome shotgun sequence encodes:
- the rbbp6 gene encoding E3 ubiquitin-protein ligase RBBP6 isoform X3, translating to MQMANLAEADVSEEDKIRVMMNQSSCEMMKMNSKLGPTLPENYACYRCGNGGHHIRNCPGSGDKNFEAPPRIKKSTGIPRSFMVEVDDPNIKGVMLTSCGRYAIPAIDAEAYAVGKKEKPPFIPQEEPKCEEKEEPIPDELLCLICHDLLSDAVVIPCCGNSYCDDCIRTALLESETHVCPTCGQSDVSPDTLIANKFLRQAVNNFKKERGSGKIQRTSLSQNTTPKPSPGPTLTASTLQNKTKKPLQSPCTEQESMVNKPKPEKSPLLSQSAEGRPATPEPSPVENSSESTSTQPEQSLEVTSNNEEPEKTPDDLEAVALSGLASNKDLSDAPSQLIPLVNSIEGTEQLQTICVKQSQPSSDSTTRPSGSSASRDSIMSTFPAGSLTESNSEQHRTRSSSSSYSSLQTTPLPLFRSPPFHTFVPTHQPLSSYLPGYPPTTPAWKLPIPPGAPLPSLCSSTTSSIPVLIPKEWYRFQRKKKERSPHKRSFSHSVSKSSKSSRSYSGSSSHSESRSRSRSRHRSPHSSHRAFHSHSNPSRSFGYKRPRSPTPSSSSSPLSSSHSRSKSSSDHSQKNRHHSRRSGLSSHGSKRRGERSAREARKSSGLKGLGDTSCLELERQCYLQWKKEYQEWYDKYFSNYISQFHHLPFPPPPPPPPLFSQDSFYLKQEGETVRKGDCSPTSEDSNYSGSPPSNSSNDRHSPICHLSSDSCSSPKVNDDHSSPSRCCNDKSPTPSAVQVKLTDNMKENLERDSSLPDSLTKSREEASRQKAKTDDNPQTKTKVEDCSTLRNEEKKKKPKKSPSSDFSGSINVLRQDKRRRKTEPNSCEDGSPLRHKGTVSDSLKSIQPLLKLNQPLYKEKKEKPKDKTKLETQQELRKDKGLNSCQNRERKRKTKPSTDSHMSEVHQHPEGSKTSDSKSEQDKKRQKQDEERNKKHKDLPTKTKSSKCLQPKVAEEPKSLESESLKSSDRRTQTTEEKKKESEASPLAKKDIWEGGVKVMSQKKISININLDGKRKDEKTEQNSSGLEICTGERTELSGVTEEKATEESTRTESKENRESSPGVKSQEKILSLLKDIRESGNKATSSVDKKDVSMKIPKREEKDRGEKKREDDLDLWHCALEGVEDREQKTGKAEREKDGCGGHKNILPQLEKGGAGRGNRVEAQKEDNAMRSSSQRSKTKIHRQNETLKHSSSKASLMSSRGAEGSLEATMAGRKLLEEKLNDQAEVTQNEPTQLNLQVLHSKREKTEKDVTKGEVKATLPQASETTTNIESVEDNEQKSLRSTERARDRNRVTVGGRDQEKERNSASSGSYSSVAPSCGSERERDRERTNERQREGERSKPGVREEERRRDWDAPVSKRTAFNSVSKDTEWRDLLRESDQSSSCYSRKPPRSNYVPDQNVAKRHRDASLDINSQNKDRFYDYSYPRQSADYGYKDRPPGTHHFPPAYSQCRDRGTHSFEPPAFSQRGLTTWEFMQSKNRNEERIQKAEKPGNERKAAGDEGGGWSRREKNAQRLDERRRSSSSSSSSVYSSASRRSSRDE from the exons GATAAAAATTTTGAGGCTCCTCCGAGGATAAAGAAGAGCACAGGAATCCCTCGATCCTTCATGGTTGAGGTGGACGATCCTAATATTAAGGGAGTCATGCTGACCAGTTGTGGACGTTATGCAATTCCTGCCATAGATGC TGAGGCGTATGCTGTTGGTAAGAAGGAGAAGCCTCCTTTTATTCCACAGGAGGAACCTAAGTGTGAAGAAAAGGAAGAACCCATACCTGATGAACTCCTCTGTTTAATTTGTCATGACTTGCTGAGTGACGCTGTGGTCATACCCTGCTGTGGAAATAGCTACTGTGACGATT GTATTCGAACTGCCTTGCTTGAGTCGGAGACCCATGTGTGCCCTACATGTGGCCAATCAGACGTCTCCCCTGATACCTTGATTGCCAATAAATTTCTTAGACAG GCtgtgaataactttaaaaaagaacGAGGCTCGGGCAAAATCCAGAGAACGTCTTTGTCTCAGAACACTACCCCAAAGCCAAGCCCTGGCCCCACTCTGACCGCTTCCACCCTTCAGAACAAGACCAAGAAACCTCTCCAGTCACCCTGCACTGAGCAG gagTCGATGGTGAACAAGCCTAAACCGGAAAAATCCCCACTCTTATCACAAAGCGCCGAAGGCCGCCCAGCAACTCCAGAACCTTCACCTGTTGAGAACTCCTCTGAGAGTACATCAACCCAGCCTGAGCAAAGCCTTGAAGTGACATCCAACAA tgaggaACCAGAAAAGACACCCGATGATTTAGAAGCTGTTGCTCTGTCTGGCCTGGCTTCTAATAAAGATTTGTCTGACGCTCCCTCCCAGCTGATCCCACTA gTAAACTCTATTGAGGGAACAGAACAGCTTCAGACTATATGTGTCAAACAAAGCCAACCGTCTTCTG ATTCAACCACAAGACCCTCTGGGTCATCAGCCTCCAGGGACAG CATCATGTCCACTTTTCCTGCTGGAAGCCTGACTGAATCTAACTCAGAGCAGCACAGAACtcgctcctcttcatcatcataCTCTTCACTGCAGACCACACCTTTGCCTCTGTTTCGCTCGCCGCCCTTTCACACATTTGTTCCAACCCACCAGCCTCTCAGCAGCTACCTCCCTGGATACCCACCGACCACACCCGCCTGGAAGCTTCCAATCCCACCTGGAGCCCCGCTCCCATCCCTCTGCTCCTCCACCACATCGTCTATCCCTGTTTTAATCCCGAAGGAGTGGTACAGGtttcagaggaagaaaaaagagag GTCGCCTCACAAACGGTCcttttctcactctgtttcaaAGTCCTCCAAATCGTCCCGCTCTTACTCTGGATCATCCAGTCACTCTGAATCCCGCTCCCGCTCCAGATCAAG GCATCGCTCTCCTCACTCAAGTCACAGAGCCTTCCACAGCCACTCCAACCCCTCCAGGTCTTTTGGCTACAAACGGCCTCGTTCTCCTACCCCGTCCTCGTCTTCTTCACCTCTAAGTAGTTCCCATTCTAGATCCAAGTCGTCCTCGGACCACAGCCAGAAGAACCGCCACCACAGCAGGCGGTCGGGTTTGAGCAGCCACGGCTCGAAGAGGCGCGGGGAGCGCTCTGCCAGGGAAGCAAGAAAGTCATCAGGTCTTAAGGGTTTGGGTGACACAAGTTGCCTGGAGCTGGAGAGGCAGTGCTACCTTCAGTGGAAGAAGGAGTACCAAGAATGGTATGATAAATACTTCAGTAACTATATCAGCCAGTTTCACCATCTGCCTTTCCCTCCCCCGCCTCCACCGCCACCACTGTTTAGTCAGGACTCTTTCTACCTAAAACAAGAGGGAGAGACGGTGAGGAAGGGCGACTGCTCGCCTACATCTGAGGACTCTAATTACAGTGGCTCTCCTCCCTCTAATTCCTCAAATGACCGTCACTCCCCGATATGTCACCTCTCAAGTGACAGCTGTTCATCCCCTAAAGTCAATGACGACCATTCTTCACCCTCTCGTTGTTGCAATGACAAATCCCCCACGCCATCAGCAGTCCAGGTTAAGCTGACGGACAACATGAAGGAGAACCTCGAGAGGGATAGCAGTCTACCAGACTCTCTAacaaagagcagagaggaagcaAGTCGACAAAAAGCGAAAACAGATGACAATCCACAAACGAAGACAAAGGTTGAAGACTGCAGCACCCTGAGAaatgaggagaagaagaaaaaaccaaaGAAGTCGCCATCTTCTGACTTTTCTGGCTCCATAAATGTTCTCAGGCAAGACAAGAGGAGGCGCAAAACTGAACCAAACAGCTGCGAGGATGGCTCACCGCTACGGCACAAAGGGACTGTCAGCGACTCCTTAAAATCAATCCAGCCTCTTCTAAAACTAAATCAACCTCTatacaaagaaaagaaagaaaaacccaaagacaaaactaaattagaaaCACAGCAAGAGCTTAGAAAGGACAAAGGTTTGAACTCTTGtcaaaacagagagagaaaacgcAAAACAAAACCCAGCACAGATTCACATATGTCAGAAGTGCACCAGCACCCCGAAGGCAGCAAGACGTCTGACTCAAAATCAGAGCAGgacaaaaagagacagaaacaggatgaggagagaaataaaaaacacaaggaTCTTCCTACTAAGACTAAAAGTAGCAAATGCCTCCAACCTAAAGTTGCAGAAGAACCCAAAAGCCTTGAAAGTGAATCCCTGAAGTCGTCTGACAGACGAACGCAAACTactgaggagaagaagaaagagagtGAAGCATCACCTCTGGCTAAAAAAGACATCTGGGAAGGAGGGGTAAAGGTAATGTCTCAGAAGAAGATAAGTATCAATATCAACTTGGATGGGAAAAGGAAGGATGAGAAGACTGAACAGAACTCTTCTGGTTTGGAGATCTGTACTGGCGAGAGGACAGAGCTGTCAGGAGTTACAGAGGAGAAGGCTACGGAAGAAAGTACAAGAACTGaatcaaaagaaaacagagaatcaAGCCCTGGAGTTAAGTCACAGGAGAAAATATTATCTCTTTTAAAAGATATTAGAGAGTCAGGAAACAAAGCTACCTCTAGTGTTGACAAGAAGGATGTGTCTATGAAAATCCCTAAACGGGAAGAAAAGGACAGGggggagaagaaaagagaggatgacttggatttatggcactgTGCACTTGAAGGAGTGGAGGACAGGGAGCAAAAAACAGgaaaggcagagagagaaaaagatggcTGTGGAGGTCACAAGAATATCCTACCTCAGCTAGAGAAAGGTGGTGCAGGCAGAGGAAACAGAGTCGAAGCACAGAAAGAAGACAACGCCATGAGATCGAGCTCACagagaagcaaaacaaaaatccatcGACAGAACGAGACTTTAAAGCACAGCAG CAGTAAAGCCTCTTTAATGAGCAGCCGTGGTGCTGAAGGCAGCCTGGAGGCGACGATGGCGGGGAGAAAACTTCTGGAAGAGAAATTAAACGACCAAGCTGAAGTCACACAGAATGAACCCACACAGCTGAATCTACAG GTGCTTCACTCCAAGCgggagaaaactgaaaaagatgTGACGAAAGGAGAAGTTAAGGCCACTCTGCCTCAGGCGTCAGAGACGACAACCAACATCGAGTCAGTGGAAGACAATGAACAGAAGAGTCTCAGATCAACGGAGCGAGCGAGAGACAGGAACAGGGTGACCGTGGGAGGCAGAGACCAGGAGAAGGAGAGAAACTCTGCCTCTTCTGGGTCATACTCCAGTGTGGCTCCCTCTTGTGgcagtgagagagagagggacagAGAGAGAACTAATGAAAGACAAAGAGAGGGCGAGAGGTCAAAACCAGGAGTGAGGGAAGAGGAAAGGAGGAGAGACTGGGATGCCCCGGTGTCAAAGAGAACTGCGTTCAACTCGGTTTCAAAAGATACGGAGTGGAGAGACCTGCTGAGAGAGAGTGACCAGAGTTCTTCTTGTTATAGCAGAAAACCTCCCAGATCCAACTACGTGCCTGATCAAAATGTAGCTAAAAGACACAGAGATGCATCCTTGGATATTAATAGTCAAAACAAAGACCGTTTCTACGACTACAGTTATCCCCGTCAATCTGCGGACTACGGCTATAAAGACAGACCTCCTGGGACTCATCACTTCCCACCTGCTTACAGCCAGTGTAGGGACAGAGGCACACACTCTTTTGAGCCACCTGCATTCTCTCAAAGAGGCCTCACCACCTGGGAATTCatgcaaagcaaaaacagaaatgaggaAAGGATACAGAAAGCAGAGAAACCGGGAAACGAAAGGAAAGCTGCTGGAGATGAGGGAGGAGGATGGAGTCGGAGGGAGAAAAACGCCCAGAGACTGGACGAGCGACGCAGAtccagcagcagtagcagcagcagcgtctATTCCTCAGCAAGCCGCAGGAGCAGCAGGGACGAATAG